A portion of the Rahnella variigena genome contains these proteins:
- a CDS encoding DUF1493 family protein: MVSNEDVIEWYRQRFNKPVLFSKKQIPVTIDTSLSTGRYVWASEAGAEIMEEYFQKFDVDPAGFDFYKYWPVETFILFALCTSGADDDEPQPLTLQMLAESARAGKWLYD; this comes from the coding sequence ATGGTAAGCAACGAGGATGTCATAGAGTGGTACAGGCAGCGGTTCAACAAGCCTGTTCTGTTCTCTAAGAAACAGATTCCGGTCACGATTGACACCAGCCTGTCAACAGGTCGCTATGTCTGGGCAAGTGAAGCTGGTGCTGAAATCATGGAAGAGTATTTCCAGAAATTTGATGTAGACCCTGCTGGATTCGATTTCTATAAATACTGGCCTGTAGAGACCTTTATCTTATTTGCACTGTGCACGTCTGGCGCTGATGACGATGAACCTCAACCTTTAACCCTGCAAATGCTGGCAGAATCAGCCAGGGCAGGTAAATGGCTCTATGACTGA
- a CDS encoding SMP-30/gluconolactonase/LRE family protein, whose product MIFAGQAILGESPIWSRSRARLLWVDTMGASLNFFDPATGRNFSHPMPAPLGFVAEKSSGELLLGIGCHVEQIDAAGNRQRIATAPHAQEGFRLNDACMDSADRLWVGLIDEDLKDGTGYLYRLDPDGRWHTLDSGFTLINGMRFSRDGEILYVTDSRRGEIYRYECDPTSGNLSHRRVVISIDPGKGKPDGLIVDQNGFLLSTLFDGAAIARISPEGEIAQLIPLPVQRPTSCAFGHNEQSLYVTSARLGLSERQLEHMPFSGALLKIDYKRAIQQQAIQGKSLR is encoded by the coding sequence GTGATATTTGCAGGCCAGGCAATACTGGGGGAATCTCCTATCTGGAGCCGTTCAAGAGCCAGACTCTTATGGGTCGATACCATGGGGGCCTCTCTGAACTTTTTCGATCCCGCCACGGGCAGAAATTTCAGCCACCCGATGCCCGCTCCGCTCGGTTTTGTCGCAGAAAAAAGCTCGGGTGAGTTACTCCTCGGTATAGGTTGTCATGTTGAGCAAATTGACGCAGCAGGAAACCGACAGCGAATCGCCACCGCGCCACACGCACAAGAAGGCTTTCGGCTTAATGATGCGTGTATGGACAGCGCAGACCGCCTGTGGGTCGGGCTGATAGATGAAGACCTGAAGGACGGAACAGGTTATCTGTATCGTCTGGATCCTGATGGTCGCTGGCACACCCTGGATTCGGGTTTCACACTTATCAATGGCATGCGATTCAGCCGCGACGGCGAAATACTCTATGTGACGGATTCCCGGCGTGGAGAAATTTATCGCTATGAGTGCGACCCGACATCAGGCAACCTCAGCCATCGGCGCGTCGTTATCAGTATTGATCCCGGCAAAGGTAAGCCAGACGGACTGATCGTCGATCAGAATGGATTTCTGCTCAGTACGCTCTTCGATGGCGCGGCCATCGCGCGGATATCTCCGGAAGGAGAAATAGCCCAGCTGATCCCCCTTCCCGTACAGCGGCCGACAAGCTGTGCGTTTGGTCATAATGAACAATCACTGTATGTCACCTCGGCACGGCTTGGGCTGTCGGAAAGGCAGTTAGAACACATGCCATTCTCAGGGGCACTTCTGAAAATTGACTACAAACGCGCAATACAACAACAGGCGATACAGGGGAAGAGCCTGCGGTAA
- a CDS encoding STM2901 family protein, whose amino-acid sequence MDTTEQTSGYYFDGLSNISAGELYFWVFLDEAGKQLGVTDLAGLAMFILGQPIMSTRAKPMGTTKGTSPLSYYLRQWLTTEVKQWRTLTTGSIRRLKFSYVDNLGAFVARWIPFLGIVILASDISQIVWKSTSRYNTIAKESDRLW is encoded by the coding sequence ATGGATACCACCGAACAGACCAGCGGATACTACTTTGATGGCTTATCGAATATCTCTGCTGGTGAGTTATATTTTTGGGTATTTCTGGATGAAGCGGGTAAACAACTTGGTGTTACTGACTTAGCTGGGCTTGCAATGTTTATCCTTGGTCAGCCCATTATGAGCACACGCGCCAAGCCGATGGGAACAACGAAGGGAACTTCACCATTAAGCTACTATTTGCGGCAATGGTTAACTACCGAGGTCAAGCAATGGCGCACACTAACGACTGGAAGTATCAGGCGTCTCAAATTCTCCTATGTCGATAATCTTGGAGCATTTGTGGCACGCTGGATTCCTTTCCTTGGTATTGTAATCCTTGCAAGTGACATATCTCAAATTGTCTGGAAAAGCACAAGTCGTTACAACACTATTGCAAAAGAGAGTGACCGCCTATGGTAA
- a CDS encoding ABC transporter permease, with amino-acid sequence MQKNTPVMSRNKFGLNDLIIISILCLLAGLLIYGWQGMHTPFDGSTLPPVTQDYKDLPYYALRTTMRLLFGLAFSLIFTIVFGVLAAKYAAMRRIILPFVNFMESVPLLGFLTFTTAFFLGLYPHSVMGLEGLAIFAVFTGQAWNMMLTMYQTLRVVPNELTEVSCAFQCNPWQRFWRLGFLYSFPGLLWNTMVSQSAAWFALIASEMLTIGNNNVNLPGIGSFLGQAIDAGSIHGVLWGVLALVITIVLFDQLLFRPLVRFASQFKYEDTSYAERPTSWFYSCLQRSFTGQLLGKLGSRFCQFWLFTLPKAWYLLGLSRLFNFLGLLNWLWASLWYLAIAVACLYYGNILWGYLPFQYLSKLPEWMGLTAARVIIAMLLSIVIFTPLGVWIGLRPRLVRIFQPVIQIMAAIPSNVFYPIVTVILITWHQSLNAWTIPMIMLGTQWYVLFNVIAGASVIPSQMVDVSRVFGVKGWMWWSKYILPAIFPYIVTGIISAAGGAWNAAIAAEVLNWGDVTLKTNGLGAFISTTTEAGQNPEAALGCIAMCFMVALCVIFIWQPLYRFAETRFKFD; translated from the coding sequence ATGCAGAAGAACACCCCAGTGATGAGCCGGAATAAATTCGGCCTGAATGATCTGATTATCATCTCAATATTGTGTCTGTTAGCAGGATTACTGATTTATGGCTGGCAAGGTATGCACACGCCTTTTGACGGGAGCACGCTGCCGCCAGTCACACAAGACTATAAAGACTTACCTTATTACGCATTACGTACCACTATGCGCCTGCTGTTTGGGTTAGCGTTCTCACTCATTTTCACCATCGTATTTGGTGTGCTGGCAGCAAAATATGCTGCGATGCGTCGCATTATTTTGCCCTTTGTGAACTTTATGGAGTCCGTTCCTCTCCTGGGATTCCTGACCTTTACCACTGCTTTCTTCCTGGGGCTGTATCCGCACAGTGTTATGGGGCTTGAGGGGCTCGCCATCTTTGCCGTATTTACCGGGCAGGCGTGGAATATGATGCTGACGATGTATCAGACTTTACGCGTGGTGCCGAACGAACTCACCGAAGTCTCCTGCGCGTTTCAATGCAATCCGTGGCAACGATTCTGGCGGCTGGGATTTCTCTACTCTTTCCCCGGTTTGCTGTGGAATACCATGGTGTCTCAGTCGGCGGCATGGTTTGCGCTGATTGCCTCCGAGATGCTGACTATCGGCAACAATAACGTCAATCTGCCCGGTATCGGATCGTTTCTGGGTCAGGCCATTGATGCCGGAAGCATCCACGGTGTGCTCTGGGGCGTGCTGGCTCTCGTCATCACCATCGTGCTGTTTGACCAGTTACTTTTCCGCCCGTTAGTGCGCTTTGCCAGCCAGTTTAAATATGAAGATACCTCTTATGCTGAACGGCCAACCTCCTGGTTTTACAGCTGTTTGCAGCGGTCATTCACCGGGCAGCTGCTGGGAAAACTGGGCAGCCGCTTCTGCCAGTTCTGGCTGTTCACATTGCCTAAGGCGTGGTACCTGCTGGGGCTGAGTCGTCTGTTTAATTTCCTCGGATTACTCAACTGGCTATGGGCGAGTTTGTGGTATCTGGCGATTGCCGTCGCCTGCTTGTACTACGGCAATATTTTATGGGGTTATCTGCCCTTCCAGTATCTGTCAAAGCTTCCTGAATGGATGGGACTGACGGCGGCGCGGGTAATCATCGCCATGCTGCTAAGCATTGTTATCTTTACGCCGCTGGGCGTATGGATCGGCCTGCGTCCGCGACTGGTGCGTATTTTCCAGCCCGTGATTCAGATCATGGCAGCCATTCCGTCTAACGTTTTCTATCCGATTGTCACCGTCATTTTGATCACCTGGCATCAAAGTCTGAATGCCTGGACAATCCCGATGATCATGCTGGGTACGCAGTGGTACGTGTTGTTTAACGTGATTGCCGGGGCGTCTGTTATCCCTAGTCAGATGGTGGATGTGAGCCGTGTCTTTGGCGTGAAAGGCTGGATGTGGTGGAGCAAGTATATTTTGCCCGCCATTTTCCCCTACATCGTGACAGGCATTATTTCTGCCGCCGGCGGAGCCTGGAACGCTGCCATTGCTGCCGAAGTACTGAACTGGGGCGACGTCACTCTCAAAACCAACGGACTGGGCGCATTCATTTCCACCACCACCGAGGCCGGGCAAAACCCTGAGGCTGCACTGGGCTGCATTGCCATGTGCTTTATGGTTGCCCTTTGCGTGATATTCATCTGGCAGCCACTTTATCGTTTTGCAGAAACCCGGTTTAAATTTGACTAA
- a CDS encoding LysR substrate-binding domain-containing protein has protein sequence MATEKQARVTLRMMEQFIAVAEELHFHRAAQRLNMSQPPLTHAIRKLEEDMGVMLIERGNRVLGLTPAGATFVREARETLRQAEKTLISTVDVAEGRTGVLRLGYVGSALYGRLPDVIREFRASHPQVRLELREATTASQIAALRDEMLDIGILIPPLENAEDVVKTRFDQDRLCIAMPVDHPLSQRTNLTLADLAAEPFILWPMAEGRSFHLQVIRLCANAGFVPTITQEAHGMHAVLSLVSVGGGVSVVPQSMSGFRQDQISYHHLSGTEPEFELVLGHRHLSACARAFLNCAQAKQERVAKAAVCEMQEKGSEYHKMNFL, from the coding sequence ATGGCGACAGAAAAGCAGGCACGCGTCACTTTACGGATGATGGAACAATTCATCGCCGTCGCGGAGGAATTGCATTTTCATCGTGCTGCACAGCGCCTGAATATGTCTCAGCCGCCGTTGACCCATGCGATAAGAAAACTGGAAGAGGATATGGGCGTTATGCTGATTGAGCGCGGTAACCGCGTACTTGGCCTGACGCCAGCAGGAGCGACGTTTGTACGTGAGGCACGTGAAACACTCCGACAGGCCGAAAAAACCCTTATTTCAACGGTTGATGTGGCTGAGGGACGAACAGGAGTTTTAAGGCTGGGCTATGTCGGAAGCGCGCTGTATGGTCGCCTGCCTGATGTGATCCGTGAATTCAGGGCAAGCCATCCGCAGGTGCGTCTTGAACTGCGTGAAGCGACAACGGCTTCTCAGATTGCTGCTTTACGCGATGAAATGCTGGATATCGGAATACTGATCCCTCCACTTGAAAACGCGGAAGACGTCGTGAAGACCCGCTTTGACCAGGACCGTCTCTGTATAGCGATGCCTGTAGATCATCCCCTGAGCCAGCGGACAAATCTTACGCTTGCCGATCTGGCCGCTGAGCCTTTTATTTTGTGGCCAATGGCAGAAGGGCGAAGCTTTCATCTGCAGGTGATCCGCCTGTGTGCCAATGCAGGTTTTGTGCCGACGATTACTCAGGAAGCGCACGGGATGCACGCTGTGCTGTCACTGGTGTCTGTCGGGGGCGGGGTGTCCGTCGTGCCACAAAGTATGAGTGGCTTTCGCCAGGATCAAATCAGCTATCATCACTTATCGGGTACTGAGCCCGAATTTGAGCTGGTTCTCGGCCATCGTCACCTGTCTGCTTGCGCGAGGGCTTTTCTGAATTGCGCGCAAGCGAAGCAGGAGAGGGTTGCGAAAGCGGCAGTCTGCGAGATGCAGGAAAAGGGATCTGAATACCACAAAATGAATTTTTTGTGA
- a CDS encoding DUF3290 domain-containing protein: MNFYGINYLQTQSNINDYLKYVIIFSTLFVLIVVFSLYMRHRLQTRYRDLTIIAFLFLLFVSGVQYADYANSENIHSQSSQMVNFVTLLSKEKNVSINDIYSSSVQLSDGVIVKVNDGYYRVNLSSDQNTYNLTDVWLTNPEVNIIK; this comes from the coding sequence ATGAATTTTTATGGGATAAATTATCTGCAAACGCAGTCAAATATAAATGATTACCTTAAGTATGTAATTATTTTCAGTACATTGTTTGTTTTGATTGTCGTTTTCAGCTTGTATATGCGCCATCGCCTGCAGACCCGATATCGGGATTTGACGATTATTGCTTTTTTGTTTTTGCTGTTCGTTTCAGGTGTTCAGTATGCAGATTATGCAAACAGTGAAAATATTCACTCCCAGTCGTCGCAAATGGTTAATTTTGTCACGTTATTATCAAAAGAAAAGAATGTCAGCATAAATGATATTTATTCCAGCTCAGTGCAGTTATCCGATGGCGTGATCGTTAAAGTTAACGACGGCTATTACCGTGTTAACTTAAGTTCAGATCAAAACACCTATAACTTAACGGACGTCTGGTTAACAAATCCGGAAGTTAACATCATAAAATAA
- a CDS encoding DUF421 domain-containing protein, which yields MPIYTPIIIKLGLGILCLIVQINLMGKGNLAPTSAMDQVQNYVLGGIIGGVIYNESITVLQFVLVLIIWTLLVFILKFLKENNRFVKRIIDGKPITLVHNGNVDVKECLRNGVSANDLMFKLRSNGIYEVEQLKRVVLEQNGQLTIIQSGDENIRYPIIVDGSANFDLLEIINKDAEWLEARIAEQGFKKISEVYLGEYLSGRINLYGYTR from the coding sequence ATGCCTATATACACACCTATCATCATCAAATTGGGACTGGGGATACTGTGCCTGATTGTCCAAATCAACCTTATGGGTAAAGGCAATCTTGCCCCGACATCTGCAATGGATCAGGTTCAGAACTACGTTCTGGGCGGTATCATCGGTGGCGTCATCTACAATGAATCAATTACAGTGCTGCAATTTGTGTTGGTCTTAATTATCTGGACGTTGCTGGTCTTCATTCTTAAATTCCTGAAAGAAAATAACCGGTTTGTGAAGCGGATTATTGATGGTAAACCCATTACGCTGGTACATAACGGCAATGTGGATGTTAAAGAATGTTTGAGAAATGGCGTTTCAGCTAATGACCTGATGTTTAAGTTAAGATCTAATGGCATTTATGAAGTTGAACAGCTTAAGCGCGTGGTCCTAGAGCAAAATGGTCAGTTAACAATTATCCAAAGCGGTGACGAGAATATTCGTTATCCCATCATCGTGGATGGATCAGCAAACTTCGATCTGCTTGAGATAATTAATAAAGACGCTGAATGGTTAGAAGCAAGGATCGCCGAGCAAGGTTTCAAAAAAATCAGTGAAGTCTACTTGGGCGAATACCTTTCGGGCAGGATTAATTTGTACGGATATACGCGATAA
- a CDS encoding SDR family NAD(P)-dependent oxidoreductase, producing MVTFKDQVVLITGAARGLGLAYARCIGQLSATVLIQDIGANPEGEGTDLLVAERAADTLRSEGLDVRVMTGDLGTREGCHTLCADALRVAGRLDAVIHNAGWVAYEKIGMIEERSFDRMMTVTAKAPLWLAQAAWPAMKAAGYGRIVMTTSCRALYPQYVHQGLASYAAAKMAVAGLVNVLAEEGKRDGIIVNAVSPVAKTRMWGAEEEPDELLPSAVAPGVAYLASAQCTEGGWILRAANGQFHATKAAEAAGVDYPRNLQAVQASTALEVAQNWASIAITAVEPRS from the coding sequence ATGGTGACGTTTAAAGATCAGGTCGTACTTATCACCGGCGCAGCTCGCGGGCTGGGTCTGGCATATGCCCGGTGTATCGGTCAGCTTAGCGCAACGGTTCTCATACAGGATATCGGAGCCAACCCAGAGGGTGAAGGCACCGATCTGCTGGTCGCAGAGCGCGCGGCAGATACGTTGCGCTCAGAAGGTCTGGACGTACGGGTTATGACGGGAGACCTTGGCACACGTGAGGGCTGCCATACGCTGTGCGCAGACGCACTGCGTGTTGCCGGGCGGCTGGATGCCGTGATCCATAATGCGGGCTGGGTGGCTTACGAAAAAATCGGGATGATAGAAGAACGTTCTTTTGACCGCATGATGACTGTCACGGCTAAGGCGCCTCTCTGGCTTGCCCAGGCGGCCTGGCCCGCGATGAAAGCGGCGGGCTATGGGCGCATCGTAATGACCACTTCTTGCCGGGCGCTTTATCCGCAATATGTGCATCAGGGACTCGCCTCGTACGCGGCAGCCAAAATGGCGGTGGCAGGCCTCGTGAATGTTCTGGCGGAAGAAGGCAAACGTGACGGCATTATCGTGAATGCTGTTTCCCCCGTCGCCAAAACACGTATGTGGGGTGCAGAAGAAGAACCTGATGAACTTCTGCCATCGGCGGTGGCTCCGGGCGTGGCATATCTTGCCAGCGCACAATGTACCGAGGGCGGGTGGATCCTGCGTGCTGCGAACGGGCAATTCCATGCGACCAAAGCGGCAGAGGCCGCGGGTGTAGATTACCCCCGAAATCTTCAGGCTGTTCAGGCATCCACCGCTCTGGAGGTTGCACAAAACTGGGCGTCGATCGCGATTACCGCAGTGGAGCCACGCTCGTGA
- a CDS encoding zinc-dependent alcohol dehydrogenase family protein, translated as MKAWLLKDFGLENLHLEEVETPTPGPGELLVKVGAVSLNFRDKAIVEGFYEPHLVPKPLIPVSDAAGTIVAVGEGVTRFRTGDRVNSHLYSRWLDGEPAADEPAWCMGMPLPGGLAEYMIIHEDSAVKAPDNMTDEEASTLPIAALTAWYSLMDIGHLQPGQTVLVQGTGGVSVFAAQIAHAYGAKVIATSSNDANLERIKALGADEGINYKNTPDWENKVLELTGGKGADITVEVAGGNGVNQSVAATKVAGTIAQVGFLTGQTSQLDLMPLIFRQTTIRGIAVAPRSSFDRMNPFLTEHNIRPVIEQVYSFSDAIEAFRHLSRGAFGKIVIKISD; from the coding sequence ATGAAAGCATGGTTATTGAAAGATTTTGGTCTTGAAAATTTGCACCTCGAAGAGGTCGAAACACCGACGCCGGGGCCAGGTGAACTTCTGGTTAAAGTAGGTGCGGTCTCCCTTAATTTTCGTGATAAAGCGATTGTTGAAGGCTTTTATGAGCCTCATCTGGTTCCAAAACCTCTTATACCTGTCTCTGACGCCGCGGGAACCATTGTGGCCGTGGGCGAGGGGGTAACACGTTTTCGCACCGGCGATCGTGTCAACTCACATCTCTATTCGCGCTGGCTGGATGGCGAACCCGCAGCAGATGAACCCGCCTGGTGTATGGGTATGCCGCTGCCGGGAGGACTGGCTGAATATATGATTATTCACGAAGACAGCGCCGTCAAAGCTCCGGACAACATGACTGATGAAGAAGCGTCAACATTGCCTATCGCCGCGCTGACCGCCTGGTATTCGCTGATGGACATCGGTCATCTTCAGCCCGGCCAGACGGTTTTGGTGCAAGGTACCGGTGGGGTATCTGTTTTTGCTGCGCAGATTGCACATGCGTACGGTGCGAAAGTCATCGCCACGTCAAGCAATGACGCCAATCTTGAGCGGATCAAGGCGCTGGGCGCAGATGAGGGAATCAACTATAAAAACACGCCTGACTGGGAGAACAAAGTGCTTGAACTGACCGGGGGTAAAGGCGCCGATATTACGGTGGAAGTTGCCGGGGGTAACGGGGTTAATCAGTCGGTTGCCGCCACTAAAGTGGCCGGGACGATTGCTCAGGTCGGTTTTCTCACCGGACAGACCTCACAGCTTGATCTGATGCCTTTGATTTTCCGGCAGACGACGATACGCGGTATTGCTGTTGCACCGCGTTCATCCTTTGATCGCATGAATCCTTTCCTCACTGAACATAATATCAGGCCGGTCATTGAACAGGTGTACAGCTTTAGTGACGCGATCGAAGCGTTCAGACACCTCTCCCGTGGCGCATTCGGTAAAATCGTTATTAAGATTAGCGACTGA
- a CDS encoding DUF1493 family protein: MVTNEDVIDWYNAGWNKSGKWPVTIDTSLTTGRYVWVWETGEEIMESYFKAFEVDTQGFSFLKYWPNEKSMIPNFLLPKSLRVKEFEPAPLTLKMLADSARAGKWLYD; this comes from the coding sequence ATGGTAACTAATGAGGATGTCATAGACTGGTATAATGCAGGATGGAACAAGTCGGGGAAATGGCCTGTCACGATTGACACCAGCCTCACCACGGGGCGTTATGTCTGGGTGTGGGAGACTGGAGAAGAAATCATGGAAAGCTATTTCAAGGCCTTTGAGGTAGACACGCAGGGGTTTAGTTTTCTGAAATACTGGCCCAATGAAAAAAGCATGATTCCAAATTTCCTGCTGCCTAAATCACTCCGAGTTAAGGAATTCGAACCAGCTCCGCTTACGCTAAAAATGCTTGCTGATTCGGCACGAGCAGGTAAATGGCTCTATGACTGA
- a CDS encoding ABC transporter ATP-binding protein yields the protein MKNTRTVLEIKNVSKSFQKDQKHTQCVLDNINLEVSENEIVALLGRSGSGKSTLLRMIAGLVDSSFGSIVCNDQPVTGPCPDTSMVFQTFALFPWLTVFGNVSFGLQALGLPASEVNRRTVDMIDLIGLSGYADAYPKELSGGMRQRIGFARALAVEPQLLLLDEPFSALDIYTGHKLRQDLLELWEKHYIKTKSMILVTHDIEEAVMLCDRVLLLTGSPGTITDEFKIDIPRKTRTQENTKLWVDTISDTLNHKIALTATQL from the coding sequence ATGAAAAATACCCGTACTGTTTTAGAAATTAAAAATGTGTCGAAGTCCTTTCAGAAGGACCAAAAACATACGCAATGCGTTCTGGATAACATCAATCTGGAGGTCAGCGAAAATGAAATTGTTGCCTTGCTCGGACGATCTGGCTCAGGGAAATCCACCTTACTGCGCATGATTGCCGGGCTGGTTGACAGCAGCTTCGGTTCCATCGTGTGTAATGACCAACCCGTCACCGGCCCTTGCCCGGATACCAGTATGGTCTTTCAGACATTTGCGCTTTTCCCATGGTTAACCGTGTTTGGTAATGTCTCCTTTGGCCTGCAGGCGCTAGGTTTACCCGCCAGTGAGGTGAACCGCAGGACGGTAGATATGATCGACCTGATCGGTCTTTCAGGTTATGCGGACGCCTATCCAAAAGAGTTATCCGGCGGGATGCGCCAGAGGATTGGTTTTGCACGTGCTCTGGCGGTTGAACCTCAGCTGTTGTTGCTCGATGAACCTTTCTCCGCGCTCGACATTTATACCGGCCATAAGCTGCGTCAGGATCTGCTGGAGTTGTGGGAGAAGCACTATATTAAAACCAAGTCGATGATTCTGGTGACGCATGATATTGAAGAGGCCGTGATGCTGTGTGATCGCGTTCTCTTATTGACGGGTTCACCCGGTACCATCACAGATGAATTTAAAATCGATATTCCGCGCAAGACCCGTACACAGGAAAATACCAAACTCTGGGTCGATACAATCAGTGATACCTTGAATCATAAGATTGCGCTGACGGCGACGCAGCTTTGA
- a CDS encoding GNAT family N-acetyltransferase: MGINIRPALVSDVGSIFDVRTSVIENHLSREEMRLMGITESVVADMILKNPCAWVAVDNENIIGFSMTLQDEGCLFAAFVRPEYENKGAGRKLVMAAEQELFKHHDVVWLETDKNSRAAKFYRHLGWGNDAAINDVDIRLEKKRRAFCNSIVRKES; encoded by the coding sequence ATGGGTATAAACATAAGACCAGCACTTGTTTCTGATGTCGGGAGTATTTTCGATGTGAGAACGTCGGTGATAGAAAATCATCTCAGTCGTGAGGAAATGCGGCTGATGGGGATCACTGAAAGCGTTGTGGCAGATATGATCCTGAAAAACCCTTGTGCCTGGGTAGCAGTTGATAATGAAAATATTATCGGTTTTTCAATGACTTTACAGGATGAAGGCTGCCTCTTTGCGGCATTTGTTCGCCCGGAATATGAAAATAAAGGGGCAGGGCGTAAGCTTGTTATGGCTGCTGAGCAAGAGTTATTTAAACACCATGATGTAGTCTGGCTGGAAACTGATAAGAACAGCCGTGCTGCGAAATTTTACAGACATCTCGGTTGGGGTAATGACGCGGCTATTAATGATGTTGATATCAGATTAGAGAAAAAGAGAAGAGCATTCTGTAATTCAATTGTACGCAAAGAGAGTTAA
- a CDS encoding Hcp family type VI secretion system effector encodes MAIPAYLWLKDDGGALIKGSVDVKDRERSIEVTSFGHSLSIPTDNGTGKLTGTRIHGAMQIEKDFDSSSPYLYKAVATGQTLESAEFKWYRINDAGQEVEYFNMYLEGVKIVSVVPMMHDTKTVINVGHKEAVQLRYQKITWKYLDGNIQFSDAWNERVTG; translated from the coding sequence ATGGCAATCCCAGCTTATCTATGGCTTAAAGACGATGGCGGCGCACTGATCAAAGGTTCTGTAGATGTTAAAGATCGTGAGCGTTCAATAGAAGTTACTTCTTTCGGACATTCCCTTAGCATCCCCACAGATAACGGTACGGGTAAGCTGACAGGAACACGTATCCATGGCGCTATGCAGATTGAGAAGGATTTTGATTCATCAAGCCCATATCTATATAAGGCTGTGGCCACTGGCCAAACGCTGGAATCAGCAGAATTTAAGTGGTATCGAATTAATGACGCGGGGCAAGAGGTTGAGTATTTCAATATGTACCTCGAGGGCGTGAAAATTGTCTCAGTTGTTCCGATGATGCACGACACAAAAACAGTTATAAATGTTGGTCATAAAGAAGCGGTTCAGTTGCGCTATCAGAAGATCACCTGGAAGTATTTGGATGGGAACATTCAGTTTTCAGACGCATGGAATGAACGCGTAACCGGATAA
- a CDS encoding LysR family transcriptional regulator, producing MRTNMLELMSIFVQVVELGSFTKAADALQLHRPAVSKSIQHLEDDFGIKLLHRTTRSLSMTAEGEEIYQRAKGLLSDVNDMMAVFSPSQPPRGRLRIDAPLALTHAILIPSLSEFQSLYPQIDIVLTASDRLTDLISEGVDCVIRLGELVDSGFSARRVGSVSMATCAAPSYLDKYGVPLTPDELVHHKAINFFSEHSREVMDWKYVMNGEIMSRRPGSNMLVNNSDVLLSCGLEGLGLVHALRTALEPHIQSGKLTEVLTDYAAVTKPVSVLYPDRRYLPSKVRVFIDWFCEVFARKYQE from the coding sequence ATGCGTACTAATATGCTTGAGTTAATGAGTATTTTTGTTCAGGTTGTCGAACTGGGCAGTTTCACCAAAGCCGCAGATGCCTTGCAATTACATCGTCCTGCTGTCAGTAAATCCATTCAACACCTGGAAGACGATTTCGGGATAAAACTTCTCCACCGCACCACGCGCAGCCTGAGTATGACGGCGGAAGGAGAAGAAATTTATCAGCGCGCAAAAGGTCTTTTAAGCGACGTCAACGACATGATGGCGGTTTTTTCTCCCAGCCAGCCGCCGCGCGGGCGCTTGCGCATCGATGCTCCGCTTGCCCTGACACACGCAATCCTTATTCCTTCTTTAAGTGAGTTTCAAAGCCTTTATCCGCAAATTGACATTGTACTCACCGCATCCGATCGCCTGACTGATCTGATTTCAGAAGGTGTTGACTGCGTGATTCGTCTGGGAGAGTTGGTCGATTCCGGTTTTAGCGCGCGCCGTGTGGGCAGCGTCAGTATGGCCACCTGTGCTGCGCCGTCATATCTGGATAAATACGGTGTTCCGCTGACGCCGGATGAGCTTGTGCATCATAAAGCGATCAATTTTTTCAGTGAACACAGCCGTGAAGTGATGGACTGGAAATATGTGATGAACGGAGAAATTATGTCACGGCGACCGGGGAGTAATATGTTGGTTAACAATTCCGATGTACTTCTTTCCTGCGGGCTGGAAGGGCTGGGTTTAGTGCATGCGTTACGGACAGCGCTGGAACCTCACATTCAGTCTGGCAAACTGACGGAAGTTCTCACGGATTACGCGGCTGTCACAAAACCAGTGTCTGTTCTGTATCCCGATCGCCGCTACCTGCCTTCGAAAGTCCGCGTTTTTATCGACTGGTTCTGCGAGGTCTTCGCAAGAAAGTATCAGGAATAA